The following is a genomic window from Eubalaena glacialis isolate mEubGla1 chromosome 18, mEubGla1.1.hap2.+ XY, whole genome shotgun sequence.
CAGCCCAGGTCCTCACCTGCTTCTGACCATCTCCCAGACCCTGACACTCAGCCACATCCCCACTGATCTCAGCATCTTCCACCAAACCAGGGAGGACACCATCATCCCATCCAGTTAGTTGGACCACACCCCCGGACACTATCCTTGCCCTCTTCTTGCCTCTCACCCTACAAAGCCCTTGGATCCCTGAGTccagttcctcccaccccctgAAACTTTCtggctccttccctcctttccctctcatGCCCTGGCCCCAGTGCACCCTTGTCCTGTCTCATGTCCCACCTGTTGGATTGCCAAGCTCTCCTCTCCCCTTCAAGCCTCCCCCATGGGCCCCAGAAGGAGCTTTCTGGAACCCAGACCAGACGCTGTCCCTCCCCTGCTCACACCCTTAGCTCCCCATCACCCTCAAGAGACAGTCAACTGCTGGGCTAGAGGCGCTGCCTCCTACCCGCCTCTCCATCCTCATTTCCCCGGACCCTCACATTCTACAGTGGACCACAAAGCACTATTCTCCATCCTCTGAGAACTCCCAGCCTCTCCACGCCTTCACCTTAGGGTCCCTCTGCCTGCATTACCTTCCCTCGGCCCTGGAGAAGTTCCTAAACACCATCTCCCCAGAAAGCTCACCTCCACACCGCACCCCTCCTCCAGACACAGCCAGTCTTCCTGCCGTACCCACCctgggctctgcctgcccccaccGGACTTGGAGCCCCTGGCGGGCAGGGCCTGATCTGACTCACCTCAGCATCCCCAGTGGGAGGCCCAGCAGAAAGGATGCACTCAGGAAAAGCCAGCTGAAAGAgtgaatttgttctttttctttttttttttttttttttggctgcaccccgcggcttgcggggtcttagttctctgaccagggattgaacccgtgtcccctgcagtggaagcacggattcttaacctctggaccaccagggaagtcccaagagagaaTTTATTAATGAAATGAGCAAGGCGCACTAAGGGTGAAGGCAAGGGTGACAAAATCAAAGAGGGGGCAAGAAGAAAAGAGCTAAAGGgagaaagacagagggaagaaaagagataaaggaTGGAGAGACAAGGGCCCTGGGGCAATGCCCGAGCCCACACTGGTCCCCACTCTGGTGGGAGCATCTCTAGGGCAGGGCAGGTAGCAGGACTGACTCCTCTCTGGGTGCCCAGTGTCATCCACTGTGGAGCTGGAGTGTCGTCTCCTTTTGTTGTGGCAGCATTAACCTCGGAATAACCAGATCCCagcaaatttttgttgaatgaatgaagacacaAAGGAAAGAGCTTGCAGATGCTGGGAGTCAGGGCAGGAAGGAGAGCCAGCTATTTTCATGGTTCCTGATGATGCCTTCAGAGAATGGAGTGCCAAAGCCATCCTGTGGTTCACATGGCCTCATAGCCAGGCCGGTGGGCCCCGTAGTGAGCTCCCAGACTCAGGCCACCTGGGTTGGCAGAGAGAAGTTAGACCCTTGCTCCTGCCCTGCTCCCTCAGAGCCCCCAGCTGGGCCCCTATCCACCCCTGGAACTCCCCAGGGCAGCAGTCACCTGCACAGAGAAAGAGGGCAGTTGAAACCCAGCCCAGGTAGAAGGACCAGGAGAAGGAGGACTGGATCTGGGGGTGTCCAGGCTGCTTCCACCGCTCGACAGTGTAGACCAACATGGCCACTatcagggagagggctggggacGGAGACAAGAGAGATGGCTCAGCCCCTCCGCAGAAACTCACCAGGTCCCAGCGCCCCAAGCGCAGCCCAGAGTCCTTACCTGCGGCAAAGGCTATGAAGGTCGAGACGATGGGGCCGCGTCCAGGGGCAGACAGTGAAGGGATGCAGGACATGACCAGAAAGCTCACAGAGATCAGGCCCCAAAGGGCAGCCAGAATGCAGAAGCTCTGTGTCACGTGGATATAGCCTGCTCAGAGACGGGACCGCTGAGTGCCCGTCCCCTCAGGCCCTTCCCCACCCCGAGAGAGACCGCTCCCCCTTACCTTTTACTGAGCCCTGATCCCCCCTTGGCCAGAGGCCCGAGTGAGACAAGGAGTTGGGCCCCTCGGCCACAAACCAGAAATTCGTGCTCAGAGCCACCAAGAGAGACACCAGGCCCAGGGAGCTAGTGAGCAGGGCCAGGGACCGGCAGGGCTCCATGGGGGCGAAGGCTGGGCTTCTGGGTCCTGGGTGATGAACAGCCTGGTGATGCAGATCCCCGGGTCTCTGAGAGAGGAGGAAGCTATGCCCCCTGGACTCCTGGGAGAGTCAAGCAGTTGGGGCAGCTGGGGGACCTGTGGTCTTTCAGATCAGACTAGTTTGGTCTCACCCAGTTCCTGGCAGCTGACTCTCGTCACACATCCTCCCTTCCCGGCTTTCATTGgcacccgccccccaccccttgAGGTTCCCCTTACAGTATATGGTGGGGGGGAGGGCCCTGGAGATGTCACATTGTCAGTGGTTTGGGTGGGTGGAACGTGCCTATCTGTCTCTACAGAAGGTTCTATACCTCCTGCCCTTGGAGCCCTCCACACCCAGagggggcttcctggaagaggtgagaGAGAGGCTTGGGAGGCCCAGAGGTGGGGTGTGGTGAGTGAGGCCAAGGTGTGAGTTAAATGGGAGGGGGAGGTGTGGCCAGAGGGGACAGCTGGGGAATGCATCATTCTTTCCTGTGGGTTCTGCAACCTTCCGTTCTGGCAGACGGGGGCTCCAATTCTAAGGTCTCCATaaaaggagggggcaggaggctAGGAAAACTGGGGCTGAAGGAGGAAGCTGCTAGGAGGCCTAGACTCTAGGTCCTGAGCGTGGGGACACTCAGACTCCCAGCTCCTTGCTTGGAGCTTATGCCCAGGGCAGGTAAACAGAGATCGCAATTTTGAGTTTGTGGAGGGAAGATGTGCCCACATCCTCATCTGATACATGAGTTCACACTTAGTGCTGTTTTGAGCAAGGCCTTCAGTCTGGTGCACTTCATCAACAGGATCTGGGTTTCTGTGGTCAGGGAGTGGGAGTTGGGGGCCAAGGATGTCAGTGCAGGACTTTCTGGCCCTCCCCTCACAGCAGCATCAGGTCCTGGGCCCCACCTCAAATAGAAGGTGAAGGTGCCACAGCCCAGGTAGAAGGCCCAGACAAACTTGACCTCTATGAAGCAGGAATGACCTGGAAGAGGACTTCTGTCCCACAGATGAACTGAGCTAACAGTCCCAGGACAGCTGGCGAAGGGGAGAACCAGAGTGACCCAGGAGGCTGGGTCCTCTTCCTCGGTTGGAGACTCCGGTTTGCAGGCCCCCATCCCTCACCCAGATCCTCACCAGTGGGGTAACTGGCCACTTCTGAGAACATGCTCATGAGGACAGGCTCCCAGAAGGGGATCCAGGTCTGGAGCAGCTGGGGTGCCATCACAAAAATGGCACTGGACATGACTCCTGTGATTAGCAGCCGGACAAGCTTCAGGAAGTCGCAGCCGAGGGCGTGTGGTGATCACATGCACAGAACCCATCtgagatcttttttttcctctctctcttttttttttttttttctcctctctctctctctctctctctttcttttttggcctcactgcatggcttgtgggatcttagttccccaaccagggattgatccctgaccctcagcagtgaaagaaaggagtcctagccactggactgccagggaattccccccatcTGTGATCTTGACCCCATCCCAACTGCAGGCAGCTCCAATCCCATCCTTAGCCCCGTCCCTACCCTCCAACCCAACCCCATTCTCATTCCCAACAACAAATTCAATcccatccttttatttatttattttatttatttgtgtgtgtgtgtgtgtgccacaccgcatggcttgcgggatcttagttccctgaccaatataaaataaaaattaaattaaaaaaagaaaaaatgaaaaaaaatcctttagatactgtgtagagaatggactgcAGGGGCAGGGGTTGGGTGGGGTGTGGGTAAGGGTTGAGGTTGAGCTGGTTAGAAGTCTGTGGCAATAAGCCAGGTGAGACATGATCAGGGGGTAACCATTGTTGAGCAAGAAGGGGTCAAATTCCGAATACATTTTTAAGGTAGAGCCAACACGAGTTGCTGATGAATCAGATGTGAGATGTAACAGAAGGAAAGCTATGGAGGGTGATCCCAATGTTTTCGGCTCGAGCAGCTAGATAAAAATGGACTTGTCATTTACTAAGTTGGGGGAGACCATGGGAGGAGCAGATGCGGGGTGTGAGAGAGATCAGGAGCTCAACTTCAGATATGTGGAAATTGAGATGCCGCTTCTTTTCAAGTGGAAATGTTGAGTAAGTAGTTGGAGATAGGAGTCTGAAGTTATAACATCATTATTATTGCTAGAGTCAGCCCCTATAAATATGATTCCTGGAATAAGTCTCAGTAAATATCTCTACTTAAATAGGCCTCAATAAATTCTAATTCGAGAAGAAGTCTTCAGTTGCTATTATTACTAGAGGAAGCCTCTATAAATAGAGTATTTTTGTTATTTGAGGAGGTCCCAATAAATATTTCTAGGGAGTAAGCCTCTGTTAATATAACCGTTCCTAGCATAGGCTGTAATAAATGTTCTTATTATTGGAATTAGCCTCCctaaatagtcttttttttttttttaaaggaattcctttatttttattatttatttatatttttggctgtgttgggtcttcgtttctgtgcgagggctttctctagttgcggcaagcgggggccactcttcatcgcggtgcgcgggcctctcactatcgcggcctctcttgttgcggagcacaggctccagacgcgcaggctcagtagttgtggctcacgggcccagctgctccgcggcacgtgggatcctcccagaccagggctcgaacccgtgtcccctgcattggcaggcagattctcaaccactgcgccaccaaggaagcccagtcATTATTTTATGATAAGCTTTAGTAAATCTCATGGCAGTTGGCATGAGTTTGTCGAATGAactaatgaatgagtgaatgaagagaAGATCAAGGTCATGAATGATGGATGAAGAGGCAGGTGCAGGACGAGGTGCAGATCAGAGTTCTGGTGCTTCTCCTTGGAAGGGTCCAtccagggaggggacaggagtTTGGGAGAGCCAACTGGAGACGGCGCGAGTGGGCAAGGAGGTTGTTTTTCcacagttgttctttttttttttttttttttttggccgcgctgggcagcatgtgggatcttagttcccaggctGAATTCTCTCAGTGGCGTTTTGGAGGGCTCGGAGGAGCTCTGATTGTCTcagcgcagaaagaattcagcgagaggcaaagtgGTGAGATAAGAAGCGATTTATTAGATTATtagaataggatgcttgtgaggcttacaagtGGGTGGGCAAGAGGGTGCCTCCCcaagaacttagtgggctaccattttataatcaaaggaaaagtggggaggaggagaagaccaccttcttcctcattcttgagtagtcGTCACGCTTCCATCATCAGCTCCGCCTCCAGGTTGGGCAGGGGAGTTTttttgtccctacatggtcaagccaggactgtcatggcactatggaaaaattatttcaggtctcagtacaatgagggtctttcactttgaaatgtcacctttccataaattattgttttttatgtgtgcagAGAGCATGTCATAGGGGTTATgaacttactgagctcactggaCAGGATGTGGGTCTCAGGCCACCACTGTTTTATTGTttggggcatgtctcatgcttctgtcGCATGGTTTagttgctaagcaagcctgcttggttttgtggttaagcaaacctgctttcttaagtgatcattaacttacaggggtctcccatactttttttttacttacaatCCCCTAGTGTAAGTAAATCCCCTATTTAACTAATCCCCTATTTAATTACctattttctccctttattctGTCCCTATCATGACGAGGGGTAGAACCCAtgcgccctgcattgggagtgtggagtcttaaccactggaccaccagggaagttccacagATCTTTTCATTTATCATATTATCCGACTGTGatattatgttttataataaatatatattgttggGTCTTTGTCCCCACTTCTGGCATAGAGgtcctaaaactcttggaatttcctaagttgTGAGAGCGAGGGGAACCAACCACATGATTAGAGGGTCTGAACTTGCAGTCCCACCCCTtgacctcctgggaggggagagaagttggagattgagttcaaccaCCAgaggccaatgatttaatcaatcataacTATGTAATGAAGTCTCCAGAAAAACCCAGAAGGAGAGGATTCAGAGAGCTTCCGGGCTGGTGAACACGTGCTTTTTGGGGGAGAGTGACCTACTTGGAGAGAGCACGGAAGCTCCGCACCTCTTCCCACTTACCTTgacctgtgcatctcttccatctggctgttttgAGTTATATCCTTCTATAAAGCactggtgatctagtaagtaaaatgtttccctgagttctgggagctgctctagcaaattaatggaacccaaggagggggttgttGGGACCTCTAGTCTATtgctggttggtcagaagcacaagtgacaacctgggcttgtgactggcatctgaagtgggaggcGGTCTTCTAGGGCTGTGTCTTTAACTTGTGTGATCTGACACTTTCTCTAGGGAGAtcgtgtcagaattgagttactcgcttggtggtgtggggaaaaagCAAACCCATCAGAATTGGACCTACACATCGGTTTCCTACCAGTtgaacccagggacttccctgacggtccagtggttaggactcctcacttccagtgcagggggcccaggttcgatccctagcgggagaactaagatcccacacgcagaggggtgcagccaaaaaaaaaaaaaaaaagaaaaatggtgaaCCTAGTAGGGTGGGGACTGTGTAATTTATCTCTGTGCCCATCCCTACAGGAACTGAGCAGGCGGGCCTACTATAatgccaccacccctgccccattCACCACACTTCACCCTTCTTTCTCTCCACCCGAACCCCTCAGGGACCACACTTCAGTAGTTTCCGTCAGTTTTATTAGACCCCAAAAAGTCTCTCTAATGGATATTCCATTTCTCTAACAACCCCCCCTGGTGGCTGGGGCCTTGGGTCTCCTCAACTGCCTCCACCAGGCCCTAGGAACCAGGATTTCAGGCCTCTagaccctccccctcctcttcagtGACCTGACTTTGACGTCCAGATGAAGTCGGGGCACACGTTTGGGTTCAGCGGGGAGTGGACAGGCGCCGACATTCATTCATCCGGTAGGCACACATGTAGAAAATTCCTGCGCGAGAAGAGATCCCGGTTGACCCCGCCCAGCCTCCCAtcagccctcccagcccctgctcccAGCCCAAGACACCGACACAGCATTCCCTTTCTCCCTGGTGTCCACAGGGCTTGGGGTCTGCCTTCTGGTTGAGTGCCGGGGGCGCCTGTGTGGGACCCACCCCCCCAATCATCTCACCCTCTTGAGTGCCGGGGGCGCCTGTGTGGGACCCACCCCCCCAATCATCTCACCCTCTTGAGTGCCGGGGGCGCCTGTGTGGGACCCACCCCCCCAATCATCTCACCCTCTTGAGTGCTGCCCGCAGTGCCACAGACACTGGCCTTCCCACCTCCAAACCCAGTACCTGCAAAGAAGGTCATGAGCAGGGCCACCCAGCCCAGGATGTAGGACCAGGAAAAGCGCCAGTCCCCGAAGCGGCGACCGAGGAAGGTGACAGTGACTCCAGTGTAAATGGCCAAGGCCAGCAGGACGAAAAAGGCTGGAGAGAGAGGTCGGTGGgcgggagggggggtgggggggtggggggggcgggggaatggggatgggggcgggtttggagatgggggt
Proteins encoded in this region:
- the NKG7 gene encoding protein NKG7 isoform X2 — encoded protein: MEPCRSLALLTSSLGLVSLLVALSTNFWFVAEGPNSLSHSGLWPRGDQGSVKGYIHVTQSFCILAALWGLISVSFLVMSCIPSLSAPGRGPIVSTFIAFAAALSLIVAMLVYTVERWKQPGHPQIQSSFSWSFYLGWVSTALFLCAGGLSLGAHYGAHRPGYEAM
- the NKG7 gene encoding protein NKG7 isoform X1, coding for MEPCRSLALLTSSLGLVSLLVALSTNFWFVAEGPNSLSHSGLWPRGDQGSVKGYIHVTQSFCILAALWGLISVSFLVMSCIPSLSAPGRGPIVSTFIAFAAGKDSGLRLGRWDLVSFCGGAEPSLLSPSPALSLIVAMLVYTVERWKQPGHPQIQSSFSWSFYLGWVSTALFLCAGDCCPGEFQGWIGAQLGALREQGRSKGLTSLCQPRWPESGSSLRGPPAWL